Proteins from a genomic interval of Desulfobacterales bacterium:
- a CDS encoding glucose-6-phosphate isomerase translates to MAYYRSITSHPAYEKLRKLAETPFCLNRPGALTRERLLSYACQIGEFKLLYGAQRVNTGVLNALQELANESQVVRQFKEMKQGKVINRIEGYESEERMVLHSAARDIFGTPAHPEATAQAKTELDKLQAFLGDLESGRIVNKAGESFTNMVMIGIGGSDLGPRALYLALAAYRIQERSVQFISNVDPDDATCVLGNLDLSRTLVNVVSKSGTTLETLTNEELVRAAFIATGLDPNKHFIAVTGKDSPMDNPSRYLHSFYMFDYIGGRYSATSMVGAVMLGFALGYEALVEILRGANDIDWAAEEADIRQNIPLLMALLGIWNHTFLGHETVAVLPYSQALIRFTAHLQQCDMESNGKSIDRQGNPLTVQSGPIIWGEPGTNGQHAFYQLLHQGTTIVPVEFIGFRHNQYQQDIIIKKTTSQDKLLANLLAQSLAMATGRDHENPNKRFAGNRPNSILLADRLTPYIMGALLAIYETKIVMQGFIWDVNSFDQEGVQLGKELAGEILSHMARRRTDKDHLGADDDLGWGIVAAAEL, encoded by the coding sequence ATGGCCTATTATAGGAGCATCACATCTCATCCTGCTTATGAAAAACTCCGGAAGCTGGCTGAAACACCTTTTTGCCTGAACCGCCCGGGAGCGCTGACCCGTGAACGGCTTCTTTCCTATGCCTGCCAAATTGGAGAGTTCAAACTCCTGTACGGGGCCCAGCGGGTGAATACGGGCGTGCTGAACGCCTTGCAGGAATTAGCGAATGAAAGCCAGGTTGTGCGTCAATTCAAGGAAATGAAGCAAGGCAAGGTAATCAACCGGATCGAGGGCTACGAAAGCGAAGAACGTATGGTCTTACACTCTGCCGCCCGTGACATCTTCGGAACCCCGGCTCATCCCGAGGCGACTGCCCAGGCCAAGACGGAGCTTGACAAGCTGCAAGCATTTCTAGGGGACCTTGAAAGCGGGCGTATCGTCAATAAAGCAGGAGAAAGCTTTACCAATATGGTGATGATCGGTATAGGCGGTTCGGACCTGGGGCCCCGCGCCCTGTATCTGGCCCTGGCAGCCTATAGGATTCAGGAGAGGTCTGTGCAGTTTATTTCCAATGTCGATCCCGATGACGCGACCTGTGTCTTGGGCAACCTGGACCTGAGCCGCACCTTGGTCAACGTGGTTTCGAAAAGCGGCACCACCCTTGAAACTCTGACGAATGAAGAGCTGGTCAGGGCAGCTTTCATCGCGACCGGTCTTGATCCCAACAAACATTTTATCGCAGTCACCGGCAAAGATAGTCCCATGGACAATCCATCCCGATATCTCCACTCTTTTTACATGTTTGACTATATCGGCGGCCGTTATAGCGCGACCTCAATGGTCGGAGCAGTGATGTTGGGTTTTGCACTGGGTTACGAGGCTTTAGTTGAAATCTTGCGCGGCGCCAATGATATTGACTGGGCGGCAGAAGAGGCTGATATCCGGCAAAACATCCCCCTGCTGATGGCCCTGCTCGGTATCTGGAACCATACTTTCTTAGGGCATGAAACAGTAGCTGTTCTTCCATACAGCCAGGCACTGATTCGTTTTACCGCCCATCTGCAACAATGCGACATGGAAAGCAACGGCAAATCTATTGACCGCCAGGGCAACCCGCTCACCGTGCAGAGCGGCCCCATTATCTGGGGAGAACCGGGCACCAACGGCCAGCACGCCTTTTATCAACTTCTCCACCAGGGCACAACCATCGTGCCGGTTGAGTTTATCGGCTTTCGTCACAATCAATATCAGCAAGACATCATCATTAAAAAGACCACGTCTCAGGACAAACTGCTGGCCAACCTGCTAGCCCAATCGTTGGCCATGGCCACCGGCCGAGATCATGAGAACCCCAATAAACGTTTTGCCGGCAACAGACCCAACAGCATCCTGCTGGCCGATCGGCTGACCCCGTATATCATGGGGGCGCTGCTGGCTATTTATGAGACCAAGATCGTCATGCAGGGCTTTATCTGGGATGTCAATTCCTTTGATCAGGAAGGCGTCCAGCTTGGCAAGGAATTGGCCGGGGAGATCCTGAGTCACATGGCCCGGCGACGCACGGATAAGGATCATCTTGGAGCTGATGATGATCTGGGGTGGGGCATAGTGGCGGCGGCGGAACTGTGA